A window of the Cetobacterium sp. ZOR0034 genome harbors these coding sequences:
- the ribD gene encoding bifunctional diaminohydroxyphosphoribosylaminopyrimidine deaminase/5-amino-6-(5-phosphoribosylamino)uracil reductase RibD — protein sequence MKIAIEEAKKGFGFVNPNPLVGAVLVKNDEILSTGYHQIFGGPHAEVNAISNATITEGATLYVTLEPCSHYGKTPPCTELIIKSNIKRCVIATLDPNPLVSGRGIKQLKDAGIEVIIGILEKEAINLNKVFFKFIKEKIPYIFLKVGITLDGKIATRNYSSQWITNSLAREKVEKYRNFFSGVLVGANTVIQDNPSLTCKTSGNRNPYRLILDKDLIINEDYKIIQNNSDKKTFIITNKKNMDKELFQKLEKDFFIKFITFSDDENLKDILKKISSYNIDSILVEGGSGVISSFFKENLFDGGEIMIAPKILGDNSAIPFISDFSPLNINSAFNLDNIKINLYDNNIGFEFYKEEGCLPV from the coding sequence ATGAAAATAGCTATAGAAGAAGCTAAGAAAGGATTTGGATTTGTTAATCCAAATCCCCTTGTTGGAGCTGTTCTTGTAAAAAATGATGAGATTTTATCTACAGGTTATCATCAAATTTTCGGTGGTCCGCATGCTGAGGTAAATGCTATCTCAAATGCTACTATCACTGAAGGAGCTACTCTATACGTTACATTAGAACCTTGTTCTCACTATGGAAAAACTCCACCGTGTACAGAACTTATTATAAAATCTAATATAAAAAGATGTGTTATCGCTACTCTTGATCCCAATCCTCTTGTTAGCGGGCGAGGTATTAAACAACTTAAAGATGCGGGTATTGAAGTTATTATAGGTATTTTAGAAAAAGAAGCTATAAATTTAAACAAAGTTTTTTTTAAGTTTATCAAAGAAAAAATCCCCTATATCTTCTTAAAAGTTGGAATTACATTAGATGGTAAAATCGCTACTAGAAATTACTCTTCTCAATGGATAACAAACTCTCTAGCTAGAGAAAAAGTTGAAAAATATAGAAATTTCTTTTCTGGAGTTTTAGTTGGAGCTAATACTGTAATTCAAGACAATCCTTCTCTTACATGTAAAACTTCTGGAAATCGAAATCCATATAGATTAATTCTAGACAAAGATCTGATTATTAATGAAGATTATAAAATTATTCAAAATAATTCTGATAAAAAAACATTTATCATCACTAATAAAAAAAATATGGATAAAGAGCTTTTTCAAAAATTAGAAAAAGATTTCTTTATTAAATTTATTACATTTTCAGATGATGAAAATCTAAAAGATATTTTAAAAAAAATAAGCTCATATAATATTGATTCTATTCTTGTCGAAGGTGGAAGTGGAGTTATCAGTTCATTTTTTAAAGAAAATCTATTTGATGGAGGAGAGATTATGATTGCACCCAAAATTTTAGGCGACAACTCTGCAATTCCATTCATATCGGATTTTTCACCTCTAAACATCAATAGTGCTTTCAATTTAGACAATATTAAAATAAATCTTTATGATAATAATATTGGGTTTGAGTTTTATAAGGAGGAAGGATGTTTACCGGTTTAG
- a CDS encoding riboflavin synthase, whose product MFTGLVEELGKIISIEKTSAGANITVSCNKVLTNVKLGDSIATNGVCLTVVETTSSSFTANVMNESLRVSGLNELKIGSLVNLEKSLTLQSYLGGHLVTGDVDCTGKITDICSDGFAKKYTVEIPKEFMKYVVYKGRVTLDGASLTVASLTDTTFTVSLIPHTQKSITLGFKNIGQNINVETDLIGKHLEKLLLSREQNDEKPKSNLSKNFLAENGFF is encoded by the coding sequence ATGTTTACCGGTTTAGTTGAAGAACTTGGAAAAATAATTTCTATTGAAAAAACTTCTGCAGGAGCTAACATCACCGTTTCTTGTAATAAGGTTTTAACCAATGTAAAGCTAGGTGATAGCATTGCAACAAATGGAGTTTGTCTAACAGTAGTAGAAACTACTTCAAGCTCTTTTACAGCAAATGTTATGAATGAATCTCTTAGAGTTTCGGGATTAAACGAACTTAAAATTGGTTCACTTGTAAATTTAGAGAAATCTCTTACTTTGCAATCCTATTTGGGCGGACATCTAGTAACTGGTGATGTTGACTGTACTGGAAAAATTACTGATATCTGTAGTGATGGATTTGCAAAAAAATATACTGTTGAAATTCCAAAAGAATTTATGAAATATGTTGTTTATAAAGGTAGAGTGACTTTAGATGGAGCCTCTTTAACTGTTGCATCTCTAACTGATACAACCTTTACCGTTTCTTTAATACCACATACTCAAAAATCTATTACTCTTGGATTTAAAAACATTGGGCAAAATATAAATGTTGAAACAGATCTTATTGGTAAACATCTTGAAAAATTGCTCCTGAGTAGAGAACAAAATGATGAAAAACCTAAATCAAATCTCTCTAAAAATTTTTTAGCTGAAAATGGTTTTTTCTAA
- a CDS encoding bifunctional 3,4-dihydroxy-2-butanone-4-phosphate synthase/GTP cyclohydrolase II, producing the protein MFNKIEDAINDLKNGKLIVVVDNENRENEGDLVGIGDIISKENINFMIKYGRGLVCVPIEEKRASELELLPMVYNNSDSHGTAFTVSVDSLNGTTTGISVEDRYNTIKDLSFKATSGKEFKKPGHIFPLIAKNGGVIERPGHTEASVDLAKLAGFNGCGVICEIIKEDGEMARVPDLIEFCKIHDLKMITIEDLIQYRKTHELQTELVCEAPLPTKHGTFRLIGFSNTIDFKEHVALVFGDIKDKDDVLIRVHSECLTGDAFGSLKCDCGSQLDRSLQSIVEHGSGALLYMRQEGRGIGLLNKIKAYELQAQGKDTVEANTLLGFAPDLRDFAVAAQMIKLLGIKSINLMTNNPKKIDDLEQYGVKITNRTQIEFPSNACNSHYLKTKREKMNHLFKIN; encoded by the coding sequence ATGTTCAATAAAATAGAAGATGCAATCAACGATTTAAAAAATGGTAAACTTATCGTTGTTGTAGATAATGAAAATAGAGAAAATGAGGGTGACCTTGTTGGTATTGGAGATATAATCTCTAAAGAAAATATAAATTTTATGATTAAATATGGAAGAGGTCTAGTTTGTGTTCCTATTGAAGAGAAAAGAGCCTCTGAATTAGAATTACTTCCTATGGTTTATAATAATAGCGATTCTCATGGAACAGCATTTACAGTTTCTGTGGATTCTCTTAATGGAACAACAACTGGAATCTCTGTTGAAGATAGATACAATACTATCAAAGATCTTAGTTTTAAAGCCACTTCTGGGAAAGAGTTCAAAAAACCCGGGCATATATTCCCTCTGATAGCTAAAAATGGCGGTGTAATCGAAAGACCCGGTCATACTGAAGCTTCTGTTGATTTAGCCAAATTAGCAGGTTTTAATGGATGTGGTGTTATCTGTGAAATTATAAAAGAAGATGGTGAAATGGCTAGAGTTCCGGATTTAATCGAATTCTGTAAAATTCATGATTTAAAAATGATTACTATTGAAGATTTAATTCAATACAGAAAAACTCATGAACTTCAAACTGAACTTGTTTGTGAAGCTCCTCTTCCTACAAAACATGGAACATTTAGACTTATTGGATTCTCTAATACAATTGACTTTAAAGAGCATGTAGCTCTTGTTTTCGGAGATATCAAAGATAAAGATGACGTTCTTATTCGTGTTCATTCGGAATGTTTAACTGGAGATGCTTTTGGTTCTTTAAAATGTGATTGTGGTAGTCAACTTGATAGATCTTTACAGAGTATAGTTGAACATGGTTCTGGTGCTCTACTTTATATGAGACAAGAGGGAAGAGGAATCGGCTTACTTAATAAAATTAAAGCATACGAACTTCAAGCTCAAGGAAAAGATACTGTTGAAGCTAATACACTATTAGGATTTGCTCCTGATCTTAGAGATTTTGCTGTTGCAGCCCAAATGATTAAACTTTTAGGTATTAAAAGTATCAACCTTATGACAAATAATCCTAAAAAAATTGATGATCTTGAACAATACGGAGTTAAAATTACCAATAGAACTCAAATTGAATTTCCTTCGAATGCTTGTAACTCACATTATTTAAAAACTAAAAGAGAAAAAATGAATCATCTTTTTAAAATAAATTAA
- a CDS encoding alpha/beta hydrolase-fold protein, translated as MVLNILVFLAIISLVFYIVTYPYNFKLDRKLKRVLGFPQVEKIVNVKHKYSEFSNEELDSEFILEEHFLKSSYTEEKMRFLILKPKILKQNPLCLVLFHGIRDKCEDWLYKAKIRENYLTLKRKGRVDDIIFILPDSGYKGESWYTNFYKDKIHQYEEFFSKDLTNYIEKEYPNSIKGIGGFSMGGYGSLKIGLKNLESYDVIASFSGAISLIRMSINRRVMRIFRYLYVPRFLFNDVNKAHFVKVFSPWGYKILKNDPYSIIKTMDSKKFEGKKFYLSVGSEDKKPYLMFQQWLDVVGRAKKYELNFKGKIYENEYHTWDYISKDIYNFLKFFTDETKKGK; from the coding sequence ATGGTACTAAATATACTGGTTTTTCTAGCTATAATTTCATTGGTTTTTTATATAGTAACATACCCTTATAATTTTAAATTGGATAGAAAACTAAAAAGAGTTCTTGGTTTTCCACAAGTTGAAAAAATTGTAAATGTAAAACATAAATATTCGGAGTTTTCAAATGAAGAGTTAGATTCTGAATTTATTTTAGAAGAGCATTTTTTAAAAAGTAGTTATACAGAAGAGAAGATGAGATTTTTAATTTTAAAACCAAAAATTTTAAAACAAAATCCTTTATGTTTAGTGTTGTTTCATGGAATAAGAGACAAATGTGAAGATTGGCTTTATAAAGCTAAAATAAGAGAGAATTATTTAACTTTAAAGAGGAAAGGGAGAGTAGACGATATCATCTTTATTCTTCCTGACTCTGGATATAAAGGTGAAAGTTGGTATACTAACTTCTATAAAGATAAAATCCATCAATATGAAGAGTTTTTTTCAAAAGATTTAACCAACTATATAGAAAAAGAGTATCCTAATTCTATAAAAGGAATTGGCGGTTTTTCTATGGGAGGATATGGATCTTTAAAAATAGGACTTAAAAATCTTGAGTCATATGATGTGATAGCTAGTTTTTCAGGAGCAATTAGCTTAATTAGAATGAGTATAAATAGGAGAGTAATGAGAATATTCAGATATTTATATGTTCCTAGATTTCTGTTTAATGATGTTAATAAGGCCCATTTTGTGAAAGTATTCAGTCCTTGGGGATATAAAATATTGAAAAATGATCCTTATAGTATCATAAAAACTATGGATTCTAAAAAATTTGAAGGAAAAAAATTCTATTTAAGTGTTGGATCAGAAGATAAAAAGCCATATTTGATGTTTCAGCAGTGGCTTGATGTTGTGGGAAGAGCTAAAAAGTATGAACTGAATTTTAAAGGTAAGATATATGAAAATGAATATCATACTTGGGATTATATCTCTAAAGATATATATAATTTTTTGAAATTTTTTACAGATGAAACAAAAAAAGGGAAGTAA
- the asnS gene encoding asparagine--tRNA ligase, whose protein sequence is MKQLVKTLYRETEKCINQEIEISGWVRKIRSQKNFGFIEINDGSFFKGVQVVFDTNLANFDEVSRLSISSSIIVKGILVASQGAGQTFEIQAKEIEIFQKADLEYPLQNKRHSFEFLRTIAHLRPRTNTFSAVFRVRSVLAYAIHKFFQENGFVYTHTPIITGSDCEGAGEMFRVTTLDLNNTPKTEDGKIDFSQDFFGKETNLTVSGQLNGETYCSAFRNIYTFGPTFRAEQSNTSRHAAEFWMVEPEIAFADLEANMELAEDMIKYIIKYVMDECPEEMEFFNQFIEKGLFDKLNNVLNSDFGKVTYTEAVDILINSGKKFDYPVKWGIDLQSEHERFLSEEHFKRPVFVTDYPKDIKSFYMKLNADGKTVRAMDLLAPGIGEIIGGSQREDSLEILEDRMAEVGLKSEDYGFYLDLRRYGSFPHSGYGLGFERMLMYVTGVTNIRDVIPFPRTPNNAEF, encoded by the coding sequence ATGAAACAATTAGTAAAAACTCTTTATAGAGAAACAGAAAAGTGTATCAACCAAGAGATAGAGATTTCAGGTTGGGTAAGAAAAATAAGATCACAAAAAAACTTTGGATTTATAGAGATAAATGATGGAAGTTTCTTTAAGGGTGTTCAAGTAGTATTTGATACTAACTTAGCTAATTTTGATGAAGTGTCAAGATTATCAATTTCATCATCAATAATTGTAAAAGGAATATTAGTAGCATCTCAAGGTGCAGGTCAAACTTTTGAAATTCAAGCAAAAGAAATAGAAATCTTCCAAAAAGCTGATTTAGAGTATCCATTACAAAATAAGAGACACTCATTTGAGTTCTTAAGAACAATAGCACACTTAAGACCAAGAACAAACACTTTCTCAGCTGTATTTAGAGTGAGATCAGTATTAGCTTATGCAATTCATAAATTCTTCCAAGAGAATGGATTTGTATATACTCATACTCCAATCATAACAGGTTCTGATTGTGAAGGCGCAGGAGAGATGTTTAGAGTAACAACTTTAGATTTAAACAACACTCCAAAAACTGAGGATGGAAAAATAGATTTTTCTCAAGATTTCTTTGGAAAAGAAACTAATCTAACAGTTAGTGGTCAATTAAATGGTGAGACTTACTGTTCAGCGTTTAGAAATATATATACATTCGGACCAACATTTAGAGCTGAACAATCGAATACATCAAGACATGCTGCAGAGTTCTGGATGGTAGAGCCTGAAATAGCCTTTGCAGATTTAGAAGCAAATATGGAATTAGCAGAAGATATGATTAAATATATCATTAAATATGTAATGGATGAATGTCCGGAAGAGATGGAGTTCTTCAATCAATTTATTGAAAAGGGATTATTTGATAAGTTAAATAATGTATTAAATAGTGATTTCGGAAAAGTAACATATACTGAAGCTGTAGATATCTTAATCAATTCAGGAAAGAAATTTGATTATCCAGTTAAATGGGGAATAGATTTACAAAGTGAGCATGAAAGATTCTTATCTGAAGAGCATTTTAAAAGACCTGTATTCGTAACGGATTATCCAAAAGATATAAAATCATTCTACATGAAATTAAATGCAGATGGAAAAACAGTAAGAGCGATGGATTTATTGGCTCCAGGAATCGGAGAGATTATTGGTGGATCTCAAAGAGAGGATAGTTTAGAAATTTTAGAAGATAGAATGGCTGAAGTAGGATTAAAATCAGAGGATTATGGATTCTATCTAGATTTAAGAAGATATGGAAGTTTCCCTCATTCAGGATATGGATTAGGATTTGAAAGAATGCTTATGTATGTAACAGGAGTTACAAATATAAGAGACGTAATTCCATTCCCAAGAACTCCAAATAACGCAGAGTTCTAA
- a CDS encoding DUF896 domain-containing protein, whose translation MEMKDIIEMVNYFSNQAKKRELTAEEKLEREKYRKLYLEQFKAQVRQKLDSIEIVDEAKMI comes from the coding sequence ATGGAAATGAAAGATATAATAGAGATGGTTAACTATTTTTCTAATCAAGCTAAAAAAAGAGAGCTAACAGCTGAAGAAAAGCTTGAAAGAGAAAAATATAGAAAGTTATATTTAGAACAGTTTAAAGCACAAGTAAGACAGAAATTAGACAGCATCGAAATTGTCGATGAAGCAAAAATGATATAG
- the aroA gene encoding 3-phosphoshikimate 1-carboxyvinyltransferase: MNYFQPRPKTNFNVTVDIPGSKSITNRALILSALSGKNVTLKNILLSDDTKYMIEALKSLNNNITLDLQNKTLEIKGNKNPKFDNLEIYIGNAGTAMRFLSSYLATGTGTATLYGNERMNQRPIKDLVDSLVQLGVKVEYMNEIGFPPIRITSNGVSSNYVEIDCSKSSQYISSILMAAPNFKSPIQIKFTSRVVSRPYIDMTLKMMKDFSVDFLEKDNSLFITPQEYSCSEYLIEGDMSSASYFLAMALISNSTVTLNNFFKESIQGDSKFLNVLTEMGLEVISFNDTNITVKGVQNYNGIELSMNDIPDVAQTLAAVALFAKTPTKVWDVENMRIKETDRISALKNEILKLNGNFEEFQDGFLIIPKIIDEYKGDFLETYDDHRMAMSLTLIGLKVPNIKILDPNCVSKTFPNFFEEFNKIYLGE, encoded by the coding sequence ATGAACTATTTCCAACCAAGACCTAAAACAAATTTTAATGTTACTGTTGATATTCCAGGTTCAAAATCTATTACAAATAGAGCTCTTATTCTTTCAGCTCTTTCTGGAAAAAATGTAACTTTGAAAAATATACTTTTGAGTGATGATACAAAATATATGATTGAAGCTCTAAAGAGTTTAAATAATAATATCACACTTGATTTACAAAATAAAACTTTAGAAATTAAAGGAAATAAAAATCCTAAATTTGATAATTTAGAAATTTATATCGGAAATGCCGGAACTGCAATGAGATTCTTAAGCTCATATTTAGCAACTGGAACAGGGACCGCTACTTTATATGGAAACGAGCGAATGAATCAACGACCTATCAAAGATTTAGTTGATTCTTTAGTTCAATTGGGTGTTAAAGTTGAATATATGAATGAAATTGGATTTCCGCCTATTAGAATTACTTCTAATGGCGTTTCTTCAAATTATGTAGAGATTGATTGCAGTAAAAGTAGTCAATATATTTCATCTATTTTAATGGCTGCTCCTAACTTTAAATCGCCTATACAAATCAAATTTACTAGTAGAGTTGTATCTCGACCATATATAGATATGACTCTGAAAATGATGAAAGATTTTAGTGTCGATTTCTTAGAAAAGGATAATAGCCTTTTTATTACTCCTCAAGAATATTCTTGTTCTGAATATTTAATCGAAGGTGATATGTCATCCGCTTCATATTTTTTAGCTATGGCTCTTATAAGTAACTCTACTGTTACTCTTAATAATTTTTTTAAAGAAAGTATTCAAGGAGATTCTAAATTTTTAAATGTTTTAACCGAAATGGGATTAGAGGTAATCTCTTTCAATGACACTAATATTACAGTTAAAGGAGTTCAAAATTATAACGGAATCGAGCTCAGCATGAACGATATTCCAGATGTTGCACAAACACTTGCTGCTGTCGCTTTATTTGCTAAAACACCCACAAAAGTTTGGGACGTTGAAAATATGAGAATAAAAGAAACTGATAGAATCTCAGCTTTAAAAAATGAGATTTTAAAATTAAACGGAAACTTCGAAGAGTTTCAAGATGGATTTTTAATTATTCCTAAAATTATAGATGAGTACAAAGGAGATTTTTTAGAAACATATGATGATCATAGAATGGCTATGTCTTTAACTTTAATTGGCCTTAAAGTTCCAAATATAAAAATTTTAGATCCAAACTGTGTTTCTAAAACTTTCCCTAACTTCTTCGAAGAGTTTAATAAAATTTATTTGGGGGAATGA